A genomic stretch from Vibrio coralliilyticus includes:
- a CDS encoding pseudouridine synthase: MSTRSRRESSSPSSRSHKPGFKRPASTNKTKHHSSKNRKKPASTKPKIAPEDRKVIVFNKPFDTLSQFTGGEGRKTLADFIPVKEVYAAGRLDRDSEGLMVLTNDGILQAKLTQPKSKSPKTYWVQVDGAPSESDLDKLRKGVELKDGMTLPAKVEVMAEPSVWERTPPVRFRANIPTTWLAITIIEGRNRQVRRMTANIGFPTLRLIRYSMGDITLGELQPGEWKEIMI, encoded by the coding sequence ATGTCAACACGCTCACGCCGTGAGTCCTCCTCGCCCTCTTCACGTTCACATAAGCCCGGTTTTAAACGCCCAGCTTCGACCAATAAAACCAAACATCATTCATCAAAGAACCGTAAAAAGCCGGCGAGTACTAAGCCTAAAATAGCCCCTGAAGATCGCAAGGTGATCGTGTTTAATAAACCTTTCGATACTTTGAGCCAATTTACTGGTGGCGAAGGCCGAAAAACACTCGCTGACTTTATCCCAGTCAAAGAGGTTTATGCGGCAGGAAGACTCGATAGAGATAGCGAAGGCCTAATGGTGCTGACTAATGATGGTATCTTGCAAGCCAAATTGACTCAACCAAAGTCTAAGTCACCGAAAACGTATTGGGTGCAAGTTGATGGGGCACCGTCAGAGTCTGATCTCGATAAGTTGAGGAAGGGTGTTGAGCTTAAAGATGGCATGACTCTACCAGCAAAAGTTGAAGTGATGGCAGAGCCCAGTGTATGGGAGCGCACCCCGCCTGTTCGCTTTAGGGCCAATATTCCGACCACTTGGCTGGCTATCACCATTATTGAAGGAAGAAACCGTCAGGTTCGCCGCATGACGGCTAATATTGGCTTCCCAACCCTACGTCTAATTCGATATTCAATGGGCGATATTACGCTGGGTGAATTGCAGCCAGGTGAATGGAAAGAAATCATGATCTAA